AGAAGAATAGATAACAGTTAGTTATGAGAAACTAAAATCCCTAGACTTTTCATCTTTTCTCTATTCAAAACATACTCTATATTCTTTGAAAGGAGTTGAACATGCTCTAGATACTGTGTAAAAAAATAAATTCTTTTGAGAGCTTGCTTCAAGAATTTATCTTTACACTTGGTATTTTACGGGCTCTGTATCATATATGAGTAACATTCAAAACATGTCCCTTGAGGACATCATGGGAGAGCGCTTTGGTCGCTACTCCAAGTACATTATTCAAGACCGGGCTTTGCCAGACATTCGTGATGGATTGAAGCCGGTTCAGCGTCGTATTCTTTATTCGATGAATAAAGATGGCAATACCTTTGACAAGAGCTACCGTAAGTCGGCTAAGTCTGTCGGGAACATCATGGGGAATTTCCACCCCCACGGGGACAGTTCTATCTATGATGCCATGGTTCGTATGTCTCAGGATTGGAAAAACCGTGAGATTCTAGTTGAAATGCACGGTAATAACGGTTCTATGGACGGAGATCCGCCTGCGGCAATGCGCTATACCGAGGCACGTTTGTCTGAGATTGCAGACTACCTTCTTCAGGATATCGAGAAAAAGACAGTTCCTTTTGCATGGAACTTTGACGATACCGAGAAAGAGCCGACGGTTTTGCCAGCAGCTTTTCCCAATCTTTTAGTCAATGGTTCGACTGGTATTTCGGCTGGATATGCCACAGACATTCCACCACATAATTTGGCTGAGGTTATCGATGCGACAGTCTACATGATTGACCATCCGACAGCCAAGGTAGATAAGTTGATGGAATTCTTGCCGGGACCAGACTTCCCGACTGGAGGAATTATCCAGGGCCGTGATGAAATCAAGAAGGCCTATGAAACTGGGAAAGGGCGCGTGGTCGTTCGTTCTAAGACGGAGATTGAAAAGCTAAAAGGTGGTAAGGAACAAATCGTTATCACCGAGATTCCTTATGAAATCAATAAGGCCAATCTGGTCAAGAAAATCGATGATGTCCGTGTCAATAACAAGGTTGCTGGGATTGTCGAAGTTCGTGATGAGTCTGACCGTGATGGTCTTCGTATCGCTATCGAACTCAAGAAAGATGCTAATACAGAGCTGGTTCTCAACTATCTCTTCAAATACACCGACTTACAAATCAACTACAACTTTAACATGGTGGCGATTGACAATTTCACGCCTCGTCAGGTTGGAATTGTGCCAATCTTGTCTAGCTATATCGCCCACCGTCGTGAAGTGATTTTAGCTCGTTCCCGCTTTGACAAGGAAAAGGCTGAAAAACGCCTACATATCGTTGAAGGTTTGATTCGCGTGATTTCGATTTTGGACGAAGTCATTGCCCTTATCCGTGCTTCTGAGAATAAGGCTGACGCTAAGGAAAATCTCAAGGTTAGCTATGATTTTACAGAAGAGCAGGCTGAAGCTATCGTTACCTTGCAGCTTTACCGTTTGACTAATACAGACGTCGTTGTCTTGCAGGAAGAAGAAGCAGAACTTCGTGAGAAGATTGCCATGCTTGCGGCTATTATCGGTGATGAACGTACTATGTACAATCTCATAAAGAAAGAACTTCGTGAGGTCAAGAAGAAATTTGCGACTCCACGTTTGAGTAGTCTAGAAGACACTGCGAAAGTGATTGAGATTGATACAGCTAGTCTTATCGCTGAGGAAGATACCTATGTCAGCGTAACCAAGGCAGGCTATATCAAGCGTACTAGCCCACGTTCCTTTGCGGCTTCAACGCTGGAAGAAATCGGCAAACGTGATGATGACCGTCTGATCTTTGTGCAAGCTACTAAGACAACCCAACATCTCTTGATGTTCACGACTCTCGGAAATGTCATCTATCGACCAATCCATGAGTTAGCAGATATTCGCTGGAAGGATATCGGAGAGCATCTGAGCCAGACTATTACCAACTTTGAAACTAACGAAGAAATTCTTTATGCAGAAGTGGTAGATCAGTTTGAAGATGCGACCACCTACTTTGCAGCGACTCGTCTTGGTCAAATCAAACGCGTAGAACGCAAAGAATTCTCTCCATGGCGAACCTATAAGTCGAAGTCTGTCAAGTATGCCAAACTCAAAGATGAGACTGATCAAATCGTAGCAGTAGCACCAATCAAACTGGATGATGTTCTCTTGATTAGTCAAAACGGTTATGCCCTTCGTTTCAATATCGAAGAGGTTCCCGTTGTCGGTGCCAAGGCTGCAGGTGTCAAGGCCATGAACCTGAAAGCAGATGATGTGCTTCAGGCTGCCTTTGTCTGTAACACTTCATCCTTCTACCTCTTGACCCAACGTGGTAGTTTAAAACGTGTTTCTATTGACGAAATTCCAGCAACCAGCCGTGCCAAACGAGGACTACAAGTCTTGCGTGAGTTAAAAAACAAACCGCATCGTGTCTTCTTAGCAGGAGCAGTTGCAGAACAAGGCTTAATCGGAGATCTCTTTAGTACAGAAGTAGAAGAAAACGACCAAACGTTACTTGTCCAATCTAACAAGGGGACAATCTATGAGAGTCGATTGCAAGATCTCAACTTGTCAGAACGTACTAGCAACGGAAGCTTTATATCAGACACCATTTCAGATGAAGAAGTTTTTGATGCTTACCTGAAAGAAGTCTATAAAGAAGGTAAAGACAATCCATAAAAAGAATCAGTCCAGAGGGCTGATTTCTTTTTGTTGAGAAAATTTTCAGAAAATTACAAATACTACTTGAAATTTTACTAGAAAAGTGTAGAATAGAACACATAGTTTGAATAGTATAAAGGAGAAACACATGACAGTTGCAATTGATTGGGAAAATCTTGGCTTTTCTTATATGAAATTACCTTATCGCTATATCGCTCATTACAAAAATGGACAATGGGATCAAGGGGGATTAACAGAGGACTCGACTCTTCATATTTCTGAATCTTCTCCAAGTCTCCACTATGGTCAGCAAGCATTCGAGGGCTTGAAAGCCTATCGTACTAAGGACGGCAGTATCCAACTTTTTCGTCCAGATGAAAATGCCAAACGCCTACAACGTACCTGCGACCGTCTCTTGATGCCTCAAGTCCCAACGGAGATGTTTGTAGAAGCTTGTAAAGCGGTTGTTCGTGCCAATGAAGATTATGTACCACCATACGGAACGGGTGGAACCCTCTATCTCCGTCCGCTTTTGATTGGTGTTGGAGACATCATCGGGGTAAAACCTGCAGAGGAGTACATTTTCACCATCTTTGCTATGCCAGTTGGTAACTACTTCAAAGGCGGATTGGTTCCAACTAATTTCTTGATTCAAGATGAATTTGACCGTGCGGCGCCAAATGGTACAGGTGCGGCTAAGGTTGGAGGAAACTATGCTGCCAGTCTTCTACCAGGTAAAATGGCAAAATCACGTAATTTTTCAGATGTTATCTACCTAGATCCAGCTACCCACACCAAGATTGAGGAAGTCGGATCAGCCAATTTCTTTGGAATTACAGCTGACAACGAATTTGTTACGCCTTTAAGCCCATCTATCTTACCATCTATTACCAAGTACTCATTGCTTTATCTGGCAGAACACCGCTTGGGCTTGACACCGATCGAAGGTGATGTTCCGATTGACAATTTGGATCGTTTTGTAGAGGCAGGTGCTTGTGGAACTGCAGCAGTTATCTCTCCAATTGGGGGCATCCAACATGGTGATGATTTCCATGTTTTCTATAGTGAAACAGAAGTAGGTCCTGTTACACGGAAACTCTATGATGAATTGACTGGTATCCAATTCGGTGATGTTGAAGCACCGGAGGGATGGATTGTCAAAGTGGACTAAACGACATAAAGTCATAAAGTAAAGAGAAACTCCATACAGTTGTAAGGGCTGAAATGGAGTTTTTTCTTGCTAGTTTGAGCATTTTCCTGTACAATAGAAAAAGTGAAAAGAGGTAAAGTATGAGCAAAAAAGATAAGAAAATTGAAATCCAATTAACAGATGCAAAAGTGATTGTTGGAAAAGACAGTTATGAAGGTTACGTTTTGACGATTGGAAAAAAGGTCATTGGCGAAATTGCCGAATTAGATAACCAATTTGCCATCATAAAGAATGGAAATGTCGATAGTTTTTATAAAAAACTTGAGAAAGCTGTGGAAATTTTGATTGAAAACTATAATTTAACAAAATAATGCTTGTTTTTTTGAAAATTTCATGATATAATAATTTTCGTTAAGCATTGGAGAGATAGCGAAGAGGCTAAACGCGGCGGACTGTAAATCCGCTCCTTCGGGTTCGGGGGTTCGAATCCCTCTCTCTCCATCTCATCATTGGGGTATAGCCAAGCGGTAAGGCAAGGGACTTTGACTCCCTCATGCGTTGGTTCGAATCCAGCTACCCCAGTTCTTAGGTAATAAATTCAAGATAAAAAGAAAAATATCTTAGGGTATTTTATTTTTATATTGAAAGACGTGAATGATATGAACATGTCCTTGCGGGTGCTTAGGAAAAAAATTATAAGTATGTCAAGTTTAGAAAAAACTTGATTGTTGGAGGATTTTTTAGATGAACGAATTTGAAGATTTGCTAAATAGCGTTAGCCAAGTTGAGCCTGGTGATGTTGTTAGTGCTGAAGTATTGACAGTTGATGCGACTCAAGCTAACGTTGCAATCTCTGGGACTGGTGTTGAAGGTG
Above is a window of Streptococcus oralis subsp. dentisani DNA encoding:
- the parC gene encoding DNA topoisomerase IV subunit A; this encodes MSNIQNMSLEDIMGERFGRYSKYIIQDRALPDIRDGLKPVQRRILYSMNKDGNTFDKSYRKSAKSVGNIMGNFHPHGDSSIYDAMVRMSQDWKNREILVEMHGNNGSMDGDPPAAMRYTEARLSEIADYLLQDIEKKTVPFAWNFDDTEKEPTVLPAAFPNLLVNGSTGISAGYATDIPPHNLAEVIDATVYMIDHPTAKVDKLMEFLPGPDFPTGGIIQGRDEIKKAYETGKGRVVVRSKTEIEKLKGGKEQIVITEIPYEINKANLVKKIDDVRVNNKVAGIVEVRDESDRDGLRIAIELKKDANTELVLNYLFKYTDLQINYNFNMVAIDNFTPRQVGIVPILSSYIAHRREVILARSRFDKEKAEKRLHIVEGLIRVISILDEVIALIRASENKADAKENLKVSYDFTEEQAEAIVTLQLYRLTNTDVVVLQEEEAELREKIAMLAAIIGDERTMYNLIKKELREVKKKFATPRLSSLEDTAKVIEIDTASLIAEEDTYVSVTKAGYIKRTSPRSFAASTLEEIGKRDDDRLIFVQATKTTQHLLMFTTLGNVIYRPIHELADIRWKDIGEHLSQTITNFETNEEILYAEVVDQFEDATTYFAATRLGQIKRVERKEFSPWRTYKSKSVKYAKLKDETDQIVAVAPIKLDDVLLISQNGYALRFNIEEVPVVGAKAAGVKAMNLKADDVLQAAFVCNTSSFYLLTQRGSLKRVSIDEIPATSRAKRGLQVLRELKNKPHRVFLAGAVAEQGLIGDLFSTEVEENDQTLLVQSNKGTIYESRLQDLNLSERTSNGSFISDTISDEEVFDAYLKEVYKEGKDNP
- a CDS encoding branched-chain amino acid aminotransferase; the encoded protein is MTVAIDWENLGFSYMKLPYRYIAHYKNGQWDQGGLTEDSTLHISESSPSLHYGQQAFEGLKAYRTKDGSIQLFRPDENAKRLQRTCDRLLMPQVPTEMFVEACKAVVRANEDYVPPYGTGGTLYLRPLLIGVGDIIGVKPAEEYIFTIFAMPVGNYFKGGLVPTNFLIQDEFDRAAPNGTGAAKVGGNYAASLLPGKMAKSRNFSDVIYLDPATHTKIEEVGSANFFGITADNEFVTPLSPSILPSITKYSLLYLAEHRLGLTPIEGDVPIDNLDRFVEAGACGTAAVISPIGGIQHGDDFHVFYSETEVGPVTRKLYDELTGIQFGDVEAPEGWIVKVD
- a CDS encoding DUF2969 domain-containing protein: MSKKDKKIEIQLTDAKVIVGKDSYEGYVLTIGKKVIGEIAELDNQFAIIKNGNVDSFYKKLEKAVEILIENYNLTK